In one Vigna radiata var. radiata cultivar VC1973A unplaced genomic scaffold, Vradiata_ver6 scaffold_158, whole genome shotgun sequence genomic region, the following are encoded:
- the LOC106752488 gene encoding CBL-interacting serine/threonine-protein kinase 10, with product MESKPNILMQRYELGRLLGQGTFGKVYYGRSAITNQSVAIKMIDKDKIMRTGQVEQIRREISVMRLARHPNIIQLFEVMANKSKIYFVMEYAKGGELFNKVAKGKLKEDVAHKYFKQLINAVDYCHSRGVFHRDIKPENILLDENGNLKVSDFGLSALVESKRQDGLLHTPCGTPAYVAPEVIKRKGYDGTKADIWSCGIVLFVLLAGYLPFHDPNLIEMYRKISKAELKCPNWFPPDVCKLLGMMLDPNPDTRIPISIIREHCWFKKEPNVKNKRPVVENNTVSSSGTVLPDQNDCCDGLAAEANGESVAPLSINAFDIISRSAGFDLSRFFDDSFRKKEARFSSRLPANVIISKLEDIAKQLRMKIKKRAGGLLKLEGLEEGRKGVLTIDAEIFEVTPCFHLVEVKKSNGDTLEYQKILKEDIRPALQDIVWVWQSDQQLQSQPSEQELQQTDDQQQQQSQS from the coding sequence ATGGAGAGTAAACCAAATATCTTAATGCAAAGATATGAGCTAGGAAGATTACTCGGTCAGGGAACCTTTGGAAAGGTTTACTATGGTAGAAGTGCAATAACTAACCAGAGTGTGGCTATTAAAATGATTGACAAAGATAAGATTATGAGAACGGGGCAAGTTGAACAAATCAGGCGTGAAATATCTGTTATGAGATTGGCTAGACACCCCAATATTATTCAGCTGTTTGAGGTTATGGCTAACAAGAGTAAGATTTACTTTGTTATGGAGTATGCCAAAGGTGGTGAGCTCTTCAACAAGGTGGCCAAAGGAAAACTGAAGGAAGATGTGGCACACAAGTATTTTAAGCAGCTAATTAATGCTGTGGATTATTGTCACAGTAGAGGTGTGTTCCACAGAGACATAAAGCCCGAGAACATTCTATTGGATGAAAATGGAAATCTAAAGGTCTCTGATTTCGGATTAAGTGCTCTTGTTGAATCCAAGAGGCAAGATGGTTTACTACATACCCCTTGTGGCACACCTGCTTATGTTGCTCCTGAAGTCATCAAAAGGAAGGGATATGATGGCACAAAAGCTGATATATGGTCTTGTGGAATAGTTCTGTTCGTCTTGTTAGCAGGTTATCTCCCTTTTCATGACCCAAATTTGATAGAGATGTATAGGAAGATAAGCAAAGCAGAATTAAAATGCCCTAATTGGTTCCCACCTGATGTATGCAAGTTATTGGGCATGATGTTGGATCCAAATCCTGACACTAGGATTCCCATATCTATCATTAGGGAACATTGTTGGTTTAAGAAAGAACCTAACGTTAAAAACAAAAGACCTGTAGTGGAAAACAATACTGTATCTTCTTCGGGTACTGTTCTTCCTGATCAAAATGATTGCTGTGATGGTTTAGCAGCGGAAGCAAACGGAGAGTCAGTTGCTCCCTTAAGTATAAATGCCTTTGATATTATCTCCCGTTCGGCGGGTTTTGATCTATCTAGATTCTTTGATGACAGTTTCCGGAAAAAGGAAGCAAGATTTAGTTCAAGGTTACCTGCAAATGTCATCATCTCCAAGCTGGAAGACATTGCTAAGCAACTGaggatgaaaataaagaaaagggcTGGGGGTTTGTTGAAATTAGAGGGCTTGGAGGAAGGTAGGAAGGGGGTTTTAACCATTGATGCAGAGATCTTTGAAGTTACACCTTGTTTCCATTTGGTGGAGGTTAAAAAATCAAATGGAGACACATTGGAGTATCAGAAAATATTGAAAGAGGATATCAGGCCTGCTCTTCAGGACATTGTTTGGGTCTGGCAAAGTGACCAACAACTGCAATCACAACCGTCAGAGCAAGAACTACAACAGACAGATGATCAGCAGCAACAACAATCACAGTCATAG
- the LOC106752489 gene encoding structure-specific endonuclease subunit SLX1 isoform X2 — protein sequence MPKRRVASVTAAAEEDTLQNHGNNPNEKENSEGNGFFACYLLTSLSPRYKGHTYIGFTVNPRRRIRQHNGEIGCGAFRTKKRRPWEMVLCIYGFPTNVSALQFEWAWQHPVESLAVRKTAVEFKSLSGIANKIKLAYTMLTLSSWQSMNITVNFFSTKYMKHCGGCPSLPAHMKTKTGSLDELPCYSIYDVSDDLDFPDSPKNQIHGEKISEEFEWIKESEAQEASVNSLSSQEQRLPISSTTPQTTKSSSSSTTTLLQRIEIIEEADFMNVMNKSDSGLIEPAQSDATLAGNTNQTVGSTFVVPHEAEIVDLSTPSPSCRSVLDRKKRRVSSSVTDFIDLTNSPNFVQL from the exons atgcCGAAGAGAAGGGTTGCATCTGTGACAGCAGCAGCAGAAGAAGATACTTTGCAAAACCATGGCAATAATCCAAACGAAAAAGAGAATAGTGAAGGAAATGGGTTCTTTGCTTGCTACCTCTTAACCTCTCTCAGCCCTCGCTACAAAGGCCACACATACATCGG ATTTACAGTGAATCCAAGGCGCCGGATCAGGCAACACAATGGGGAAATTGGGTGTGGAGCTTTTAGAACGAAGAAGAGGAGGCCATGGGAGATGGTTTTATGTATCTATGGCTTCCCAACAAATGTCTCTGCTCTTCAG TTTGAATGGGCTTGGCAACACCCTGTTGAATCGTTGGCTGTAAGGAAAACAGCAGTGGAATTTAAATCCCTCTCAGGAATTGCCAACAAGATTAAACTTGCATACACAATGCTCACCCTTTCATCATGGCAAAG CATGAATATCACTGTGAACTTCTTCTCCACTAAGTACATGAAACACTGTGGTGGTTGTCCGAGCTTGCCAGCGCACATGAAGACCAAAACTGGCTCACTGGATGAACTTCCATGCTATAGTATATATG ATGTGAGTGATGACTTGGACTTTCCTGATTCACCAAAAAATCAAATCCACGGGGAGAAGATTAGTGAAGAATTTGAGTGGATTAAAGAATCTGAAGCACAAGAAGCATCTGTTAATTCATTGTCTTCACAAGAGCAGCGCCTACCGATTAGTTCTACAACACCACAGACGAcgaaatcatcatcatcatcaacaactacTTTATTACAAAGAATAGAGATCATTGAAGAAGCTGATTTTATGAATGTGATGAATAAAAGTGATTCTGGTTTGATTGAACCAGCACAATCGGATGCTACATTGGCAGGCAATACAAATCAAACTGTTGGCAGCACATTTGTTGTGCCTCATGAAGCTGAAATTGTTGATTTGTCCACCCCTTCTCCTAGTTGCAGAAGTGTTTTGGACAGGAAAAAGAGAAGAGTTTCTTCATCTGTTACTGATTTTATTGACTTAACAAACTCCCCTAACTTTGTTCAGTTGTAA
- the LOC106752489 gene encoding structure-specific endonuclease subunit SLX1 homolog 1 isoform X1: MPKRRVASVTAAAEEDTLQNHGNNPNEKENSEGNGFFACYLLTSLSPRYKGHTYIGFTVNPRRRIRQHNGEIGCGAFRTKKRRPWEMVLCIYGFPTNVSALQFEWAWQHPVESLAVRKTAVEFKSLSGIANKIKLAYTMLTLSSWQSMNITVNFFSTKYMKHCGGCPSLPAHMKTKTGSLDELPCYSIYGLSEYEDDNVDDVEFDDNNNNTSASGSVPDVSDDLDFPDSPKNQIHGEKISEEFEWIKESEAQEASVNSLSSQEQRLPISSTTPQTTKSSSSSTTTLLQRIEIIEEADFMNVMNKSDSGLIEPAQSDATLAGNTNQTVGSTFVVPHEAEIVDLSTPSPSCRSVLDRKKRRVSSSVTDFIDLTNSPNFVQL, encoded by the exons atgcCGAAGAGAAGGGTTGCATCTGTGACAGCAGCAGCAGAAGAAGATACTTTGCAAAACCATGGCAATAATCCAAACGAAAAAGAGAATAGTGAAGGAAATGGGTTCTTTGCTTGCTACCTCTTAACCTCTCTCAGCCCTCGCTACAAAGGCCACACATACATCGG ATTTACAGTGAATCCAAGGCGCCGGATCAGGCAACACAATGGGGAAATTGGGTGTGGAGCTTTTAGAACGAAGAAGAGGAGGCCATGGGAGATGGTTTTATGTATCTATGGCTTCCCAACAAATGTCTCTGCTCTTCAG TTTGAATGGGCTTGGCAACACCCTGTTGAATCGTTGGCTGTAAGGAAAACAGCAGTGGAATTTAAATCCCTCTCAGGAATTGCCAACAAGATTAAACTTGCATACACAATGCTCACCCTTTCATCATGGCAAAG CATGAATATCACTGTGAACTTCTTCTCCACTAAGTACATGAAACACTGTGGTGGTTGTCCGAGCTTGCCAGCGCACATGAAGACCAAAACTGGCTCACTGGATGAACTTCCATGCTATAGTATATATGGTTTGTCAGAGTATGAAGATGATAATGTTGATGATGTAGAatttgatgataataataataatacaagtgCTAGTGGTTCTGTTCCAGATGTGAGTGATGACTTGGACTTTCCTGATTCACCAAAAAATCAAATCCACGGGGAGAAGATTAGTGAAGAATTTGAGTGGATTAAAGAATCTGAAGCACAAGAAGCATCTGTTAATTCATTGTCTTCACAAGAGCAGCGCCTACCGATTAGTTCTACAACACCACAGACGAcgaaatcatcatcatcatcaacaactacTTTATTACAAAGAATAGAGATCATTGAAGAAGCTGATTTTATGAATGTGATGAATAAAAGTGATTCTGGTTTGATTGAACCAGCACAATCGGATGCTACATTGGCAGGCAATACAAATCAAACTGTTGGCAGCACATTTGTTGTGCCTCATGAAGCTGAAATTGTTGATTTGTCCACCCCTTCTCCTAGTTGCAGAAGTGTTTTGGACAGGAAAAAGAGAAGAGTTTCTTCATCTGTTACTGATTTTATTGACTTAACAAACTCCCCTAACTTTGTTCAGTTGTAA
- the LOC106752490 gene encoding uncharacterized protein LOC106752490, giving the protein MCPLRFILVFLSATLAGFFVLRNLRSQPPTTEDDGDTVVVPSNPKISDSSDASSNATSKVRALVVSGFWTFVDMASGRYLWRHLVSNSSKRS; this is encoded by the exons ATGTGTCCTCTCAGATTCATTCTCGTATTCTTGTCCGCAACCCTCGCCGGTTTCTTCGTCCTCCGGAACCTCAGATCTCAGCCTCCGACCACCGAAGACGACGGCGACACGGTCGTTGTTCCATCCAACCCCAAAATCTCAGACTCCTCCGATGCTTCCTCCAACGCAACTTCCAAG GTTCGCGCTCTCGTAGTGTCTGGGTTCTGGACCTTCGTGGATATGGCTAGTGGGCGGTATCTATGGAGGCATTTGGTCTCTAACTCTTCCAAGAGATCGTGA